From Tripterygium wilfordii isolate XIE 37 chromosome 13, ASM1340144v1, whole genome shotgun sequence, the proteins below share one genomic window:
- the LOC120012926 gene encoding uncharacterized protein LOC120012926, translating into MRRGRFLNNSIAFVCILVSVCCLLVLMISVLKLPEASLGSKADRLYQTRKTRTLSKDENLSKFGEIMIQMLPEDLPFTVFVPSEKAFERDLKLQGNDSLVSEKREDTVAILSRILGFSAVPRILSSATLASDKEVSYDSLSGFILYISKDVDGMLVVNGVRSERVDLQKGVFVVHVMDGVIMDAEFQQSVKPDYGED; encoded by the coding sequence ATGAGGAGAGGTCGTTTTTTGAACAACTCTATTGCTTTTGTATGTATTTTGGTGTCTGTTTGTTGCCTTCTGGTTCTGATGATTTCGGTGCTTAAGCTTCCGGAGGCATCACTTGGTAGCAAGGCAGACAGGCTCTACCAGACTAGGAAAACAAGGACTCTGTCCAAGGATGAGAATTTGAGCAAGTTTGGGGAGATCATGATTCAAATGTTGCCAGAAGATCTTCCTTTCACTGTCTTTGTACCTTCCGAGAAAGCTTTCGAGCGTGACCTCAAGCTACAGGGGAACGATAGCTTAGTAAGCGAGAAAAGAGAAGATACAGTTGCTATATTATCTCGAATATTGGGTTTCTCAGCTGTTCCTCGGATTCTTTCTTCGGCTACATTAGCTTCTGATAAAGAGGTTTCTTATGATTCATTATCTGGGTTCATTTTATACATTTCGAAAGATGTGGATGGAATGCTGGTCGTTAATGGAGTTCGGTCAGAACGAGTAGATCTCCAGAAGGGAGTGTTTGTTGTGCATGTTATGGATGGAGTGATTATGGATGCTGAATTTCAACAGTCAGTGAAACCTGACTACGGCGAAGATTGA